From Sceloporus undulatus isolate JIND9_A2432 ecotype Alabama chromosome 6, SceUnd_v1.1, whole genome shotgun sequence, one genomic window encodes:
- the LOC121933821 gene encoding olfactory receptor 11G2-like: MPDNAPKWDLLHSNQENETSLVTGFVLLGFPSLSRLFHLLLCSLLSTCYAFTLMGNLCIMSAVLWDSRLSRLPMYILLGNFSGLEICYVTTTMPRMLSDLASPQPSVISFQGCFLQFYFFFSMGTTESFLLAAMALDRYLAISHPLRYPILMSPRFCFTLAACCWVSGFLWFLVPIVLISQLHFCGSNVLDHFICDPGPLLASSCSPAHRIELAFYSLSSIAIFGPFLFIVGSYAAVLRAVMKLSSTARRKKAFSTCTSHLAVVSLFYGSIMVTYVVPEASGGSNKVVTLFYSVVTPLLNPLIYSLRNKEMKDALKRTILGGR, translated from the coding sequence TGGGACCTTCTCCATTCCAACCAGGAAAACGAAACCAGCTTGGTGACTGGGTTTGTCCTCTTGGGCTTCCCATCCCTCTCACGCCTATTCCATCTGTTGCTTTGCTCTCTTCTGTCTACTTGCTATGCCTTCACCTTGATGGGCAACCTGTGCATCATGTCGGCCGTCCTTTGGGACTCTCGCCTCAGCCGCCTCCCCATGTACATCCTCTTGGGCAACTTCTCTGGGCTGGAGATCTGCTATGTAACCACCACCATGCCCCGGATGTTGTCAGATCTGGCATCCCCACAGCCGAGTGTCATCTCCTTCCAGGGCTGCTTCCTCCAGTTCTACTTCTTCTTCTCTATGGGGACCACCGAGAGCTTCCTTCTTGCTGCCATGGCCTTGGATCGCTACTTGGCCATCTCCCACCCACTGCGTTACCCAATCCTCATGTCACCACGGTTTTGCTTTACCCTGGCAGCCTGCTGCTGGGTCTCTGGTTTCCTGTGGTTCCTGGTCCCCATTGTGTTGATTTCCCAGCTCCATTTTTGTGGTTCCAATGTCCTCGACCATTTTATCTGCGACCCAGGCCCGCTGctggcctcctcctgctctccagcCCATCGCATAGAGCTGGCCTTCTACAGCCTCAGCTCCATTGCTATCTTTGGCCCATTCCTCTTCATTGTGGGATCCTATGCAGCAGTCCTGAGGGCAGTGATGAAACTGTCTTCCACTGCAAGGAGGAAGAAGGCCTTTTCTACCTGCACCTCCCATCTGGCTGTGGTGAGCCTTTTTTATGGATCCATCATGGTCACCTATGTCGTCCCCGAAGCTTCTGGAGGCAGCAACAAAGTGGTGACTCTCTTCTATTCTGTTGTGACCCCTTTGCTCAACCCACTGATCTACAGTCTGAGGAACAAGGAGATGAAGGATGCCCTAAAGAGGACAATATTGGGGGGACGTTAG